A genome region from Bacillaceae bacterium IKA-2 includes the following:
- a CDS encoding pyruvate, water dikinase regulatory protein produces MNLINKHPIVYVVSDSVGETAELVVKAAASQFNHSNIDIRRIPYVEDFETIEEVVAIAKEVNAIIAYTLVVPDKKLHLIKLAEKEGVTTVDIIGPMMKGIQDLTQSEPRYEPGLVHKLDEDYFRKVEAIEFAVKYDDGRDPRGIMRADIILVGVSRTSKTPLSQYLAHKRLKVANVPLVPEVDPPAELFSVSPEKCVGLTISPEKLNDIRAERLKALGLKAEANYANMERIKTELEYAERIMNKIGCPVINVSNKAVEETANLIWNMFNKK; encoded by the coding sequence ATGAACCTAATAAACAAACACCCTATAGTATATGTTGTTTCCGATTCTGTTGGAGAAACTGCAGAATTAGTAGTAAAAGCTGCAGCAAGTCAGTTTAATCACTCTAATATCGATATTAGAAGAATTCCCTATGTAGAAGATTTTGAGACAATTGAGGAAGTAGTAGCAATAGCTAAAGAAGTTAATGCCATTATTGCTTATACACTCGTTGTTCCAGATAAGAAGTTACACTTAATTAAACTAGCTGAAAAAGAAGGAGTAACAACTGTTGATATAATTGGTCCGATGATGAAGGGAATTCAGGATTTAACGCAAAGTGAACCGCGCTATGAGCCTGGTTTAGTACATAAACTCGATGAGGACTATTTTCGAAAAGTCGAGGCGATAGAGTTTGCAGTTAAATATGATGACGGTAGAGACCCTAGAGGGATTATGAGAGCAGATATAATTTTGGTTGGTGTATCAAGAACGTCTAAAACCCCCCTTTCTCAATATCTAGCACATAAAAGGTTAAAAGTTGCTAATGTTCCTTTAGTTCCAGAAGTCGATCCACCAGCAGAGCTTTTCTCTGTATCGCCTGAAAAGTGCGTTGGATTAACAATAAGTCCTGAAAAACTAAATGATATCCGTGCAGAACGATTAAAGGCATTAGGCTTAAAGGCAGAGGCTAATTATGCAAATATGGAAAGAATAAAAACAGAATTAGAATATGCCGAAAGAATAATGAACAAAATTGGCTGCCCTGTTATAAATGTCTCAAACAAGGCTGTTGAGGAAACAGCAAATTTAATTTGGAACATGTTTAATAAGAAATAG
- the dnaG gene encoding DNA primase, whose translation MGSRISEEKLEKIRNSVDIVDVISEYVQLKKQGRNMIGLCPFHGEKTPSFSVSAEKQLYHCFGCGAGGNAFSFIMAIEGLEFLDSVKRLGAQVNIDLPELEKNDAPAATNEQNTMVAGSELAAKLYHHLLVQTEQGQGAREYLLQRGFNTEMIETFSIGFAPDTWDTLTLFFEKRNVRLEPMEQIGLLARRDFDGKLFDRFRNRIIFPIWNKDGKVVGFGGRVLGNEQPKYLNSSDSKIFNKSNILYGLHIARMEIRKKNEAVLFEGYVDVISAWQAGVKNSVATLGTAITDQQAKLIRRNAETVIICYDSDQAGLKATYRAIGILEAHNCYIKVARLPEGFDPDDFIQKYGQDKFRSEVIEANQTPMAFKMDYLRKGRNLQNEGERMKYIEEVLYEITSLSRVIERDHYLRQLGEEFSLSLDALKQELYRLNKHKKRQGNDQTTNDIPKVKTTFITQKKLLPAFHNAEKILLAYMMKDITVALAVQEKIKGNFNIDEYHAIAAHLYAYYGEGNEPNSSQFIQRLQDEKLSRIATEIAMMAISEELSEQELNDYLKRITNYPKVVEIEKKEKVRKEAENKEDHSQAARIAMEIIQMKKELKQ comes from the coding sequence ATGGGTAGTAGAATTTCTGAAGAAAAACTCGAAAAAATAAGAAATTCTGTAGACATTGTAGATGTAATTAGTGAATATGTTCAACTAAAGAAACAAGGACGAAATATGATTGGCTTATGTCCGTTTCATGGTGAAAAAACGCCTAGTTTCTCAGTTTCAGCAGAAAAACAGTTATATCATTGTTTTGGTTGTGGAGCAGGTGGTAATGCCTTTTCTTTTATAATGGCTATTGAAGGCCTTGAGTTTTTGGATTCTGTAAAGCGGCTTGGAGCACAAGTGAACATTGACTTACCAGAATTGGAAAAAAATGATGCGCCCGCTGCAACAAATGAACAAAATACAATGGTTGCTGGAAGTGAATTAGCTGCCAAACTGTATCATCATCTTTTAGTTCAAACAGAACAAGGTCAGGGTGCAAGAGAGTACTTATTACAAAGAGGTTTCAATACTGAAATGATTGAAACGTTTTCGATTGGATTTGCACCTGACACTTGGGATACATTAACTCTTTTTTTTGAAAAGCGAAATGTCCGCCTTGAACCGATGGAGCAAATTGGACTATTAGCTAGACGAGATTTTGACGGCAAGTTATTTGACCGCTTTAGAAATCGGATTATCTTTCCGATTTGGAACAAGGATGGAAAGGTAGTTGGGTTTGGGGGGCGAGTTTTAGGGAATGAGCAACCTAAATACTTAAACAGCTCAGACTCAAAAATTTTTAATAAAAGTAATATTTTGTATGGATTACACATTGCAAGAATGGAAATCAGAAAAAAGAATGAAGCTGTTCTTTTTGAAGGATATGTAGACGTTATTAGTGCGTGGCAAGCTGGTGTTAAAAACTCTGTTGCCACGTTGGGTACAGCTATTACAGATCAGCAGGCAAAATTGATTAGAAGAAATGCGGAAACGGTAATTATTTGCTATGACTCAGATCAGGCTGGACTAAAGGCAACGTATCGCGCAATTGGTATTCTTGAGGCGCATAACTGTTATATTAAGGTGGCTAGACTCCCAGAAGGATTCGACCCTGATGACTTTATCCAAAAATATGGTCAAGATAAGTTCCGAAGTGAGGTTATCGAAGCTAATCAAACACCGATGGCATTCAAAATGGATTATCTAAGAAAAGGAAGAAACCTTCAGAATGAAGGAGAGAGAATGAAATATATAGAGGAAGTCCTCTATGAAATCACCTCCCTTTCTCGTGTTATTGAGAGAGACCATTATTTGAGACAATTGGGAGAGGAGTTTTCCCTATCACTAGATGCCCTAAAGCAAGAGCTTTACCGGCTTAATAAACATAAAAAACGTCAAGGGAATGATCAGACTACAAATGATATTCCTAAAGTGAAAACTACGTTTATAACGCAGAAAAAACTGTTGCCGGCATTCCATAATGCAGAGAAAATCCTTTTAGCATACATGATGAAGGACATTACAGTTGCGCTAGCCGTGCAAGAAAAAATTAAAGGTAATTTTAATATTGACGAATACCACGCGATAGCTGCTCATTTATATGCATATTATGGAGAAGGTAATGAACCGAATTCAAGTCAATTCATTCAGAGACTTCAAGATGAAAAATTATCAAGGATTGCAACGGAAATTGCGATGATGGCGATAAGCGAGGAATTGTCGGAGCAAGAATTGAATGATTATTTAAAACGAATTACTAACTACCCAAAAGTAGTTGAAATCGAGAAAAAAGAAAAAGTTCGCAAAGAGGCTGAGAACAAGGAAGATCATTCTCAAGCTGCAAGAATTGCAATGGAAATCATTCAAATGAAAAAGGAATTAAAGCAATAA
- the rpoD gene encoding RNA polymerase sigma factor RpoD, producing MADKSLRPVAEGELSIDQVKEQLVELGKKRGVLTFAEVTEKLSVFDQDSDQMDEFFEYLGEQGIEVLNETEDTPNVRETVKEEFDLNDLSVPPGIKINDPVRMYLKEIGRVPLLSAENEIELAKKIEAGDEEAKRRLAEANLRLVVSIAKRYVGRGMLFLDLIQEGNMGLIKAVEKFDYEKGYKFSTYATWWIRQAITRAIADQARTIRIPVHMVETINKLIRVQRQLLQDLGREPTPEEVSKEMDLSPEKVREILKIAQEPVSLETPIGEEDDSHLGDFIEDQEALAPSDAAAYELLKEQLEDVLDTLTDREENVLRLRFGLDDGRTRTLEEVGKVFGVTRERIRQIEAKALRKLRHPSRSKRLKDFLE from the coding sequence ATGGCAGATAAATCGCTTCGCCCTGTGGCAGAAGGAGAATTGTCAATCGATCAAGTAAAGGAACAATTAGTAGAACTCGGAAAAAAGCGAGGTGTACTAACGTTTGCCGAGGTAACAGAAAAATTATCTGTTTTTGATCAAGACTCAGATCAAATGGACGAGTTCTTTGAATATTTGGGTGAACAAGGTATTGAGGTATTAAATGAAACAGAGGATACACCGAACGTTCGAGAAACTGTAAAAGAAGAATTTGATTTAAATGATTTAAGCGTCCCACCTGGGATTAAAATCAATGATCCTGTTCGGATGTATTTAAAAGAAATTGGTCGCGTCCCACTTCTTTCTGCAGAAAATGAGATTGAGCTAGCAAAAAAGATTGAAGCAGGCGACGAAGAAGCGAAGAGAAGATTGGCTGAAGCTAACTTGAGGCTAGTTGTTAGTATTGCCAAGCGTTACGTTGGTAGAGGAATGTTGTTTCTTGATTTAATTCAAGAAGGTAATATGGGCCTAATCAAAGCTGTTGAAAAGTTCGACTATGAGAAAGGTTATAAGTTTAGCACTTATGCAACATGGTGGATACGTCAGGCGATAACAAGAGCTATTGCTGACCAAGCAAGAACAATTAGAATACCAGTGCATATGGTTGAAACAATTAATAAACTAATTCGTGTCCAACGTCAATTACTCCAAGATCTTGGTCGTGAACCAACACCAGAAGAAGTATCAAAAGAGATGGATCTATCTCCAGAAAAAGTAAGAGAAATTTTAAAAATAGCTCAAGAACCGGTTTCTTTAGAAACACCAATTGGGGAAGAAGACGACTCTCACCTTGGTGATTTCATTGAAGATCAAGAAGCGCTAGCTCCGTCTGATGCAGCAGCTTACGAACTTCTGAAAGAGCAGTTAGAAGATGTTTTAGATACATTAACAGATCGTGAGGAAAATGTCCTTCGGCTTCGTTTTGGATTAGATGATGGACGTACTCGTACTCTTGAAGAAGTTGGTAAAGTATTTGGCGTAACTCGTGAAAGAATTCGTCAAATTGAAGCGAAAGCGTTGCGTAAACTTCGACATCCAAGTAGAAGCAAACGACTTAAAGATTTCTTAGAATAA
- a CDS encoding cytochrome c, whose amino-acid sequence MRGKPLYPYAGIAIVGIALIILLSLVGVNQKDARIALEESGETAQEETMDSTTPVGLGEEIYQTSCIGCHGGNFDGPMASLMGLEERYTKEEIEKIISEGIDGTAMAAYDYETDELDALVDYLLEATK is encoded by the coding sequence ATGAGAGGAAAACCATTATATCCGTATGCTGGTATTGCAATTGTTGGTATAGCACTTATAATTCTTTTGTCTTTAGTCGGCGTTAACCAAAAAGACGCAAGAATAGCTCTAGAAGAGAGTGGAGAAACGGCTCAGGAAGAAACAATGGATTCAACAACTCCTGTAGGATTAGGTGAAGAAATCTATCAAACCTCATGTATAGGTTGTCATGGTGGCAATTTTGACGGACCTATGGCTAGCTTAATGGGTCTAGAAGAGAGATATACTAAAGAAGAAATAGAAAAAATCATTTCCGAAGGTATTGATGGAACAGCTATGGCAGCATATGATTATGAAACAGATGAATTAGATGCACTTGTTGATTACTTGCTTGAAGCTACAAAATAA
- a CDS encoding tRNA (adenine(22)-N(1))-methyltransferase TrmK: MNESNLSKRLTLVAEQIPYGSTIADIGSDHAYLPCYALKHQIIKSAIAGEVNDGPFRSAVEQVEKLNLKDKISVRKGNGLQVLSEGEVEVITIAGMGGTLISTILEEGKEKLIGVKRLILQPNVAANQVRVWLVSNDWVLINEEIIEEDGIVYEVLTAVREEETPYTEENQKLELMLGPFLMKKKSPIFIKKWAKEIAAWKKIVEQFEKAKQNRVVIEKKEEIIQKINQVEEILR; this comes from the coding sequence ATGAATGAGAGTAATTTATCAAAACGATTAACATTAGTAGCGGAGCAAATTCCCTACGGAAGTACGATAGCGGATATTGGTTCAGACCACGCTTATTTGCCATGTTATGCATTAAAGCATCAAATAATCAAGTCAGCTATTGCTGGTGAAGTAAATGATGGACCATTTCGATCCGCGGTGGAACAAGTTGAAAAGTTAAACTTGAAAGACAAAATTTCTGTTCGAAAAGGAAACGGGTTACAAGTTTTAAGCGAAGGCGAAGTAGAGGTCATTACAATTGCAGGTATGGGTGGCACTTTAATTTCAACTATTTTGGAAGAAGGAAAAGAAAAACTAATAGGAGTTAAAAGATTAATACTACAACCAAATGTCGCCGCTAATCAAGTACGGGTTTGGCTTGTGTCAAACGATTGGGTACTTATTAATGAGGAAATTATTGAAGAAGATGGAATCGTTTATGAAGTGTTAACAGCAGTACGAGAAGAAGAAACACCCTATACCGAAGAAAATCAGAAACTTGAATTAATGCTAGGACCTTTTCTAATGAAAAAGAAAAGTCCGATTTTTATAAAAAAATGGGCAAAAGAAATCGCAGCATGGAAGAAAATTGTTGAACAATTCGAAAAAGCAAAACAAAATAGGGTTGTAATTGAAAAAAAAGAGGAAATAATACAGAAAATAAATCAAGTAGAGGAGATACTTAGATGA
- a CDS encoding Nif3-like dinuclear metal center hexameric protein, giving the protein MTKLANGQTIIQAFEGWSPKSLAVEGDKVGLQIGTLNKRINKVMVVLDLLETVVDEAISENVDLIIAHHPIIFRPLKAIQTDRPYGRIVEKLIKHDIAVYAAHTNLDVAKGGVNDIMAEKLGLENIEVLAPTTEIQLKKLVVFVPLDYAESVRGALGRAGAGYIGNYSHCTYNSEGTGTFQPEAGTDPFIGEQGKLEVVKEVKIETVFPAPIQNKVISSLKKAHPYEEVAYDIYSLDNKGEQLGLGRIGYLKEELSLQDFALLTKRVFSVDGLRVVGKLDEKIRKVAVLGGDGNKYVSQALFKGADVFVTGDVYYHVAHDAMMDGLNIVDPGHNVEKVMKEAVKNFLEKFLNENKYDTKVVFSKINTDPFTFL; this is encoded by the coding sequence ATGACAAAGCTCGCAAATGGGCAAACGATCATTCAAGCATTTGAAGGTTGGTCACCAAAATCACTGGCAGTTGAAGGAGATAAAGTTGGTTTACAAATCGGTACATTAAATAAACGAATCAATAAAGTAATGGTTGTTTTAGATTTATTAGAAACTGTCGTAGACGAAGCGATTAGTGAAAACGTCGATTTAATAATCGCTCATCATCCGATTATTTTTCGCCCACTTAAAGCAATTCAGACAGATCGCCCTTATGGACGGATTGTTGAAAAATTAATTAAACATGATATTGCTGTTTATGCGGCTCACACGAACTTAGATGTTGCTAAAGGCGGCGTGAACGACATAATGGCAGAAAAGTTAGGACTAGAAAATATCGAGGTTTTAGCACCAACTACCGAAATTCAACTAAAAAAACTTGTCGTATTTGTTCCGCTCGACTATGCTGAATCTGTGCGAGGGGCACTAGGAAGAGCTGGAGCGGGCTATATAGGGAATTATAGCCATTGCACCTACAATTCAGAGGGTACAGGAACATTTCAACCAGAAGCCGGTACTGATCCCTTTATTGGCGAACAAGGTAAGTTGGAAGTGGTTAAAGAAGTTAAAATTGAAACTGTATTTCCGGCACCCATCCAAAATAAAGTCATTTCAAGCTTGAAAAAAGCACATCCATATGAGGAAGTGGCTTATGATATTTATTCATTAGATAATAAAGGTGAACAATTAGGTTTAGGAAGAATTGGCTATTTGAAAGAAGAATTGTCATTACAAGACTTTGCATTACTAACAAAAAGGGTTTTTTCAGTCGATGGTTTACGAGTAGTTGGTAAGCTTGATGAAAAAATAAGAAAAGTTGCTGTTTTAGGCGGAGACGGAAATAAATATGTTTCGCAAGCCCTTTTTAAGGGAGCAGATGTTTTTGTAACAGGAGATGTTTATTATCATGTGGCACATGATGCGATGATGGATGGTTTAAACATTGTTGACCCAGGTCATAACGTTGAAAAAGTCATGAAAGAAGCAGTAAAGAATTTTTTAGAGAAATTTCTAAATGAGAATAAATATGATACTAAGGTAGTTTTTTCGAAGATAAACACAGATCCTTTTACTTTTTTATAA
- a CDS encoding 4-hydroxy-3-methylbut-2-enyl diphosphate reductase, with protein sequence MKVIKISPRGYCYGVVDAMVLARQAAKNLDLPRPIYILGMIVHNKHVTDAFSEDGITTLDGPNRIEILKKVEKGTVIFTAHGISPEVRKLAKERGLTTVDATCPDVTKTHDLIKDKVAAGYEVIYIGKKDHPEPEGAVGVAPKHVHLVENEEDVEKLTLNSENIIITNQTTMSQWDVSHIMKAATDKYPISEIHNEICFATQVRQEAVAEQAKEADLLIVVGDPKSNNSNRLAQVSKEIAGTTSHRISDISELNLDWLKGIDKVAVTSGASTPTPITKEVITFLEQFDETDSSTWSIEKKVPLNKILPKVKDK encoded by the coding sequence TTGAAAGTTATTAAAATATCTCCACGTGGCTATTGCTATGGTGTTGTAGATGCAATGGTATTGGCTAGACAAGCGGCGAAGAACCTAGATTTGCCAAGACCAATTTATATATTAGGGATGATCGTTCATAATAAGCATGTTACAGATGCTTTTTCGGAAGATGGGATTACTACACTAGATGGTCCCAACAGAATCGAAATTTTAAAAAAGGTTGAAAAAGGAACCGTTATCTTTACCGCTCACGGGATTTCACCCGAAGTACGTAAATTAGCTAAAGAGAGAGGACTTACAACTGTTGATGCAACATGTCCAGATGTGACAAAAACTCATGATCTAATTAAAGATAAAGTTGCCGCTGGATATGAAGTTATCTACATCGGCAAAAAAGATCACCCTGAACCAGAAGGGGCAGTAGGTGTCGCACCAAAACATGTTCACCTCGTTGAAAATGAGGAAGATGTAGAAAAACTTACGCTCAACAGTGAAAATATTATCATTACAAACCAAACGACAATGAGCCAATGGGATGTATCTCATATTATGAAAGCTGCCACCGATAAATATCCAATATCAGAAATTCATAATGAAATTTGTTTTGCTACACAAGTTCGTCAAGAAGCAGTAGCTGAGCAAGCCAAGGAAGCAGATCTTCTTATCGTTGTTGGTGATCCTAAAAGTAACAATTCAAACCGATTAGCCCAAGTTTCAAAGGAGATTGCCGGAACTACATCGCATCGAATTTCAGACATCTCAGAGTTGAATCTTGATTGGTTAAAAGGAATAGATAAAGTAGCAGTTACAAGCGGCGCATCAACACCAACACCAATTACAAAAGAAGTTATTACCTTTTTAGAACAGTTTGATGAAACTGACTCATCTACTTGGTCTATTGAAAAGAAAGTCCCTTTAAATAAAATACTGCCGAAAGTGAAAGACAAATAA
- a CDS encoding CarD family transcriptional regulator produces MFNIGDHVVYPYHGAGTIQDIEEKEVLGEKLSYFVLYFPLNDVTLMLPEGRINSSGLRKVIEEDQVDGLIHALQNGIPTKAENPKQYSRENENLLKTGSIVDAAHVIANLSLKDYERTNGLHIQDRKNLDKAKQFIVSELMLANDMSEEDAYKFIEKYVQISQGA; encoded by the coding sequence ATGTTCAATATAGGTGATCACGTTGTTTACCCATATCACGGTGCTGGAACGATACAAGATATTGAAGAAAAAGAAGTTTTAGGTGAAAAATTATCTTATTTCGTTCTATATTTCCCCTTAAACGATGTTACCCTAATGCTTCCAGAAGGTCGAATTAATAGCTCCGGATTAAGAAAAGTTATTGAAGAAGATCAAGTAGATGGACTTATCCATGCTCTTCAAAACGGAATTCCAACAAAAGCTGAAAACCCTAAACAATACTCAAGGGAAAATGAAAATCTTTTAAAAACCGGAAGTATCGTTGATGCAGCTCATGTTATTGCAAATTTAAGCCTAAAAGATTATGAACGCACAAATGGTCTTCATATTCAAGATCGAAAAAACTTAGACAAAGCTAAACAGTTTATTGTTAGTGAGTTAATGCTAGCCAATGATATGTCCGAGGAAGATGCTTATAAATTTATTGAAAAGTACGTTCAAATATCACAAGGCGCTTAA
- the vrrA gene encoding VrrA/YqfQ family protein, whose product MYPMPTTPIQPFAPGASFLSPGMLQGAGQLSQLPLQQGMLGQSGGLLSKLIGGVKAGGGGITSIINMLQNAQKAIGTLQSVAPFVQQYGPLVKSLPALISAMTSSGSSAEEASDDHNEIVKDSHSNNTKKKSTTMTPTKKKANIKKSRKQQKKSKKSAPKSISKGIPAPKLYI is encoded by the coding sequence ATGTATCCAATGCCAACAACACCAATACAACCATTCGCTCCTGGCGCTTCATTTTTATCCCCAGGAATGCTTCAAGGCGCGGGCCAACTTAGCCAATTACCTCTCCAACAAGGTATGCTGGGCCAATCTGGCGGATTGTTATCTAAACTAATCGGAGGGGTTAAAGCTGGCGGAGGTGGCATAACAAGCATAATAAATATGTTACAAAACGCCCAAAAAGCGATTGGTACTCTTCAAAGTGTAGCGCCTTTCGTTCAACAATACGGTCCATTAGTTAAATCGTTACCAGCTCTTATTAGCGCTATGACCAGTAGTGGTAGCTCCGCCGAAGAGGCTAGCGATGATCATAATGAAATTGTAAAAGACAGCCATTCTAACAACACCAAGAAAAAATCAACTACCATGACTCCAACGAAAAAAAAAGCTAATATAAAAAAATCCCGTAAGCAACAAAAAAAAAGTAAGAAAAGCGCTCCAAAAAGTATTTCTAAGGGGATTCCAGCGCCAAAGCTTTATATTTAA
- a CDS encoding DEAD/DEAH box helicase: protein MDIKSNFERFKLKPFIIEALTSQRFIMPTDIQERLIPAIISGKDVIGQSQTGSGKTLAFLIPIVETIDVTKDEVQAVITAPTRELAAQIFAELEKILHFSKDEEITAKLIVGGTDRLRTIEKLKTQPKIVVGTPGRILDLVEEQALKVYTSRILVVDEADQMLDMGFIEDVDKIATRMGEELQMLVFSATIPEKLQPFLKKYMNSPRHVEVDPGQSGAKRIAHYLLPAKHRDKLKLVIDVARKYNPYFAIVFANTKEKVDVIANAMLQDGLNVGRIHGGLNPRERKQVMKDVNSAKIQFLVATDLAARGIDIKGVTHIINYELPKNDLDWYVHRVGRSARAGESGIALSIYEEEDEQDIQKLMNRKINFSFVDIKNDEWVELEQKFNRRVRKTTTTTVASNKGSATPATGGKAKAKQKNVKPAYKKKARWAQEKQDQKEKRSNRKK, encoded by the coding sequence ATGGATATAAAATCGAACTTTGAAAGGTTTAAATTAAAGCCTTTTATTATCGAGGCTCTAACTAGTCAGCGCTTTATTATGCCGACGGACATACAGGAACGGTTAATACCGGCGATCATTTCAGGTAAGGATGTTATTGGACAGTCACAAACAGGATCAGGAAAAACATTAGCATTTTTAATACCAATTGTAGAAACAATTGATGTAACAAAAGACGAGGTTCAAGCAGTTATCACCGCCCCAACAAGGGAGTTAGCGGCGCAGATTTTTGCAGAACTAGAAAAAATTCTTCATTTTTCTAAAGATGAAGAAATTACTGCTAAGCTTATTGTTGGTGGTACAGACCGATTAAGAACAATTGAGAAGTTAAAAACACAGCCGAAAATTGTTGTTGGAACTCCAGGGCGGATTTTAGACTTAGTCGAAGAACAGGCGTTAAAGGTCTATACTTCGCGAATTTTAGTTGTCGATGAAGCAGATCAAATGTTAGATATGGGTTTTATTGAAGATGTTGATAAAATTGCGACACGAATGGGTGAGGAGTTGCAAATGCTTGTTTTTTCTGCAACGATTCCAGAAAAGTTACAACCATTTTTGAAAAAATATATGAATAGCCCACGCCATGTTGAAGTTGATCCTGGTCAGTCAGGAGCCAAAAGAATTGCTCATTACTTACTACCAGCTAAGCACCGTGATAAGCTAAAGCTTGTTATTGATGTGGCACGAAAATATAATCCTTATTTTGCAATTGTTTTTGCTAATACGAAAGAAAAAGTTGATGTAATAGCAAATGCGATGTTGCAAGACGGTTTAAACGTTGGTCGAATTCACGGGGGGCTAAATCCTCGCGAACGTAAGCAAGTAATGAAAGATGTAAACTCTGCGAAAATACAGTTTTTAGTGGCAACAGATTTAGCAGCTAGAGGGATTGATATTAAAGGGGTAACTCATATTATTAATTATGAATTACCGAAAAATGATTTAGATTGGTATGTCCATCGTGTTGGACGTTCTGCACGAGCCGGGGAATCTGGTATTGCTCTTTCGATTTATGAAGAAGAAGATGAACAGGACATTCAAAAATTGATGAATCGAAAAATCAATTTTTCTTTTGTGGATATAAAAAATGATGAATGGGTCGAGCTTGAACAAAAATTTAATCGCCGTGTAAGAAAAACGACGACAACAACAGTAGCTTCAAATAAAGGTTCCGCTACTCCGGCAACAGGTGGAAAAGCAAAAGCAAAGCAAAAAAATGTAAAGCCCGCGTATAAGAAAAAAGCAAGGTGGGCTCAAGAAAAGCAAGATCAGAAGGAAAAGCGCTCGAATCGGAAAAAATAA
- a CDS encoding deoxyribonuclease IV: MKLGSHVSMSGKKMLLGSSEEALSYGANTFMIYTGAPQNTRRKPVEELNIPAGLAHMLEYGLAEIIVHAPYIINLGNSQKPETFELGVNFLKSEIARTHELGAKQIVLHPGAHVKAGADVGIQKIIDGLNEVLEKDQEVQIALETMAGKGSECGRSFEELAEIINGVHLNEKLSVCLDTCHIHDAGYDIVKDFDGVLNEFDKIIGLDRLKVLHINDSKNERGAQKDRHQNIGFGHIGFEALSYIVHHPQLTEVPKILETPYVGEDKKDKKPPYKYEIEMLKNKKFDPHLLEKIIL; this comes from the coding sequence ATGAAACTAGGTTCACACGTATCAATGAGCGGAAAGAAAATGCTTCTTGGTTCAAGTGAAGAAGCTCTCTCTTACGGTGCTAATACCTTTATGATTTATACTGGTGCACCACAAAATACGAGAAGAAAACCGGTAGAAGAACTAAATATTCCGGCCGGTTTAGCACATATGCTTGAGTATGGTCTTGCAGAAATCATTGTTCACGCTCCTTATATCATTAACTTGGGGAATTCTCAAAAACCAGAAACATTTGAGTTGGGGGTTAATTTCTTGAAGTCAGAAATAGCCAGAACCCATGAATTAGGAGCGAAACAAATTGTTCTTCATCCAGGCGCCCATGTTAAGGCAGGCGCCGATGTAGGGATCCAAAAGATTATAGATGGTTTAAACGAAGTGTTAGAAAAAGATCAAGAAGTACAAATTGCATTAGAAACGATGGCTGGAAAAGGTTCAGAGTGTGGTCGTAGTTTTGAAGAATTAGCTGAAATTATCAATGGAGTTCATTTAAATGAAAAGTTATCGGTTTGCTTAGATACTTGCCATATTCATGATGCGGGCTATGATATTGTAAAAGACTTTGATGGCGTCCTAAATGAATTTGACAAAATTATCGGTCTTGATCGATTAAAAGTTCTCCACATTAATGATAGTAAAAATGAACGAGGAGCTCAGAAAGACCGCCATCAAAACATCGGTTTTGGTCATATTGGCTTTGAGGCTTTATCCTACATCGTTCATCACCCACAACTCACTGAAGTTCCGAAGATATTAGAAACACCGTATGTTGGAGAAGACAAAAAAGATAAAAAGCCTCCATACAAGTATGAAATTGAAATGCTGAAAAATAAGAAATTTGATCCACATCTACTAGAAAAAATTATTTTATGA
- a CDS encoding DUF2624 family protein — protein sequence MNPFILQMVNQKLNTIRKDELLKLAKQHQFKITETQAKKIISILRSEPIDVTNHAQREKILAKLKQQVDSKTAVQVNQLLKQYEQLL from the coding sequence ATGAATCCATTCATTTTACAAATGGTTAATCAGAAGCTTAACACGATCAGGAAAGATGAACTATTAAAACTTGCCAAACAACATCAATTTAAAATTACTGAAACTCAAGCTAAAAAAATAATTTCTATTTTACGTTCAGAACCAATCGACGTCACGAACCATGCTCAGCGCGAGAAAATACTTGCAAAGCTTAAGCAGCAAGTAGATTCAAAAACTGCAGTACAAGTAAATCAATTGTTAAAGCAATATGAACAACTCTTGTAA